Within the Aspergillus luchuensis IFO 4308 DNA, chromosome 5, nearly complete sequence genome, the region CATAtcaccaacttcctcaagTTGGGAAACAGAACACGAGCCCCCTATGATATCATGGCATCTTACATTGCGTCGGCCATCTTAATGGATGCCTATCCCACGGGAATGCACCGTACGTTGGATCTCTCTGATATTGTTTTGCATCGTGTTGACAGCTGTAGACTTTTGTCCTAGACAGTTGTTTCATACATTATATCGTGACGCATGCTACAGAGCACTTCGGGGCGTTTATAGTACCGATGCGATGGCTTCGCTGCAATGCCGAAGAATCGAGAAGCAATTCATAACCTTGTTCGAGGATATGGCAATGAACCTGGTTCCATCTTCGCATATGCATCGGCACACCCTTGAATCTCAGAGGAAATATTGGGTATGGGCCAGATCCAATCAGACATGTCTATGGTGCCTCCGACGGTATCCCGAGCAGCCGCTCCCATGTGGACATACTATATGCGATACGTGCACGGAAATATTTGGTGAGGGCACGCTTCACCTGGACTACGAATACAACATCCGGCTGTGTATACTGTGCGGAGGTACCCGCTGTCTTACTGTAAGACTAAAGCCACCGACGGCTGCAGCTCGAGTATTAAGTATTGACGGGGGTGGCCCTCGATGCGTTATTCCTCTTCAAAACCTAGAAATACTGCAGGAATTCATTGGGCCAGACCTCTCTGTTGCAGAAATGTTTGAACTCAAGGTCGGAACCAGCTCAGGTGGCTTGGTAGTTCTTGGTCTTGATATTCTACATTTGACGGTGCCCCAGTGCCAGTCGCTTTTCCAAACATTAGCCAGGAAGATTTTCGATCCCACGCGACGCAGACGACTTCTTAGCATTCTACTGGCTGACGAGGTCTATGATACTGCAGTATTTGAGGACACTTTAAAAGAGTATTTTGGGGCCAGTCGCCGAATTCTGGACGTCCAACCGTCACTGCTGTCTACAGGGAAGGTGGCGGTCACAGCCACCTCAATCAACGATGGTTCTTTGTATATCTTCACAAACTACAATGGTACTGCACCACATAGAGCAGAATCAGGTACAACTGTCTCTTCTGTTATTGATTAAAAAGCGCTGCTGACTCCATCTAGTTTACGGAAGACTACGGCCTGATGTCGAGCATGAGCCTTTTGTTTGGCAGgtgtaagtaagtaaatcgatagtagtaaatatgattactaatattttcttagtGCACGTGCAACATCAGCAGCCCCACCGTAGGTGTTCTACCCTGTGCTGTGACACTGCGGCTAATAGTCCCACAGCTACTTTTCAACTATCACTATCCCCGGCTTGGGTACCTTTCAGGATGGTGGCATGGGGCGGCACAACTGTCCGCTCAATGTAGCATTATCGGAAGTTAAACACTTATGGCCCAGCGTCGCAGACCCTGATGCTGTTATCACACTCGGAACTGGGAGTGAACTGGCTTCACCAAGACTCTCCCGCTTCCGTAATATTGTGGTCGACGGGTGGATTCCACGGGTCTATCGGTCACTAAAAAATTCATTCGACGGCCAAACAACATGGAAGGAGGTAAAGATGCGCTTACAAGACGATGGAGAGGGTTACTTTAGGTTCGATGAATATCTCTCAGATGGGTTGCCCGCCATAGACGACACGGAGTGCATGGGTTCATTAACGGCCCAAACTCGAATGCAGTCGGGAAGATATCATGAAGAGGCGGCACTCACTCTGCTTACGACATGCCTATATTTCCGGTTAGATACTCTACCAGAATACCGGACTGGTCTCTACTATTGTTCTGGTACCATACGATGTCGTATACAGTCGCGAGCATTGATCAAGCGATTGGAGACGATTCCTGGCAGCaaggaaatatataaagacaACCATAACCTGGGTCTTCATTTATCAACTGATGATATTTGTGGTGTTTGTCAACGCTATTCTCTTCCAGTTCGTTTTTTTATGCGTGACCTCGAAGAAAATTTTATTCTATCTCTACGGCTCGGTTCTACAAAACGCCGGTTAAGTGCATTTCCAAGGAAAATACAATGGTTTATTGATGAGCAAAAGCTCGACTGTCCATTTGGAACCTCCAATCACAGCATACCGTTCAGAGTGGACTGTCCAGCTTGTGACACGCGGACCAAAACTCGAGgtcagaagaggaagtaCATGGGTATTTAATGGTTCAGCGGCCAGACACCCATTGCTCATTCCTCTCTACCTTCCCTTTTCAGTGCCTTTCCCAGTTCCCCGATACATTTTTTGAGAGCCGAGCCTTGTTCCTCCAGCAATAACCTGAGTTGCTGGTTTTGCTTGCGCAATTCGCTGATCAACTCTTGGTCTTCGGTGTGGAGTATTTGGAACTTGTTCAACTCGGCGATAAGATGTGTTATTTTATGTTCAAAGTCCACAATTTGCACTTCTTGCATTGCAGCAGTTTAATGAAGAACTTGCTTTCTGTACAGCCTTAGCATAATATAATCACTTGGTTCTGTGCCATACCTTAGGAATTCCGTGGAATAGAACTTCACTCTGATAGTGCATCAAGACTTGATATTTTTGATGTGGAGGGGAGCGGCACGCAGGGACCTCAGAATAGGGGGTTACGGCGCTAGCGTTTCCTAGTACCGAGGACTCATGATAGAGCCGCGCGAGGGGCCATGGTTTGAGGGGGCGTGCACCATGGCCAATTCAGTTTAAAAGGGCCTCTGCACTTTGGTCCTAACTATCCTTTGCTTTTGATTCACACCATTGCAATATGGAGGAACAGCAGCTAGATCTGGAGATTGAACAGCTGTTCAAAGAACTTGAGAATATTCCTGCACAAAGTGTGTATGATCCTACCTTTGATGCACTTTTATTATCTGGAAATCTTGATAATTCCACCTTCACCCAATTTCCTGCTCTCCCATCACTGGAAGATAGCTCGACCTACCCGCCAGAGAGTACGTACATTCAGGCTCTTGAGCTAGAGAATCAAGAGATGAAGACGGAAATCCAGTCACTGAAGAATGAGTGCGTTTCATTAGACCCTACCTATTATTAATGATATCTAATACTGGTCTAGATTAGAATATTTGAAAAGGTCTCTTCTGATTTTGTATCTGTCAAGTCATTAATGTTGACATAATCCTAGTACTGTGGGATCCCTAAGGACATATCTGACCGAACTGCAGCCATGGATGCTGGAAGTGACCGATGCTCTCGAAAAGTTAGGGCAGGCGCCGATGTCCGCTACGGATATAGAATTCGCTAGTGACCTGGCTGATTAGGCGATTTTCATACTGTTCTTGGGTTCTTCTTTCACTTAGCTGGAGCCATAAACCcgaaagggagggggagatgCGTTTTTCTACATGTTTCATTGAGTACTATGTAATACCAACTGTTGAATCTAATCAATATAAATTGATTTCGTTGCACAGGCACAGCTTCTTCACTCAGCTTCCGTCTGTAGGattttctgcctcaggtatCCCAGCGCCTTGATAAAGGAAGTACGTTCTGCCATGAGATAACTGGTATTGTTTGCCCTCAATTCTAGTTGCTTTATGACTCTGGAAAAGCTTTCATTAGCTCCACGAGACAGAGCTTTAGTTCTGATAACCTTGGCTAAGGCGGCCACAGAGAAGGTATCCAGTTcgtcaaggaagagggaagaggacgacAAAACATCTGCCTGTTGCGTAGGGGTGCTAACGGCATCGAACCTCCCGATGATCTTTTCCAAGATATTATAGAGGTCTGACTGTAGATCTTCATTGCATATATCTGGGTAGTCTTCTTGGAGCTTGAGACCATATAGTGTTGAAGCAAGCTGTGCAGGTGTATAGAAATGGCCACCAACAGCAAGGCAATCCTCTGGGGTGAACACGGCATGTGGGCAGCTAGGCGGCATAACACTATAAGAAACCATGAGCTTCTATTTCAATCAATTCTGGAAGAGCACTTACAAGAGATCTCCGGGGCATAGCTCCACGCGTGTCCAACCGTCCTCGTACCCTTCGGTATGCTGCGAGCCCGCAGCGGCCAGTAGTCGGACTGCACCGAATG harbors:
- a CDS encoding uncharacterized protein (COG:O;~EggNog:ENOG410PN65;~InterPro:IPR016035) encodes the protein MFELKVGTSSGGLVVLGLDILHLTVPQCQSLFQTLARKIFDPTRRRRLLSILLADEVYDTAVFEDTLKEYFGASRRILDVQPSLLSTGKVAVTATSINDGSLYIFTNYNGTAPHRAESVYGRLRPDVEHEPFVWQVARATSAAPP